The following DNA comes from Vigna radiata var. radiata cultivar VC1973A chromosome 4, Vradiata_ver6, whole genome shotgun sequence.
TGTGACTTCTGATAATTCATTACGATTTATTAAATGTGAAACTTTTTTTAGCtggtatttatatatttgtcataaattatttaacttcTAAGTTTAAAACATAGCCATCACCGTGCTATATGCTATCCACTATAGCAGTTGGGGAATTGACTCCTTCATATCTGTCAACATGATGgataaatatgattttcaatattatggctaaatgaaattattaatagCACAGTGTCACTAGGGAAGATAATGGCAGAATAGGGAAGTAACCATTTGAATAATAGGAGAATATCAAAGAACAGGTCATGCTGGAATTAGAATAATAGGCCCTTTCTGAAACATAAGAATCTAATGACTTGAGAAGTGAAGTAACCATTAGTTAAAAGGCCCAATCAGAAGATTCCCTTACTAGCATATCGACCTCCCAATAtatcttaaatttgatatactatgtttttaatttgatgtAAAATAACCACCAATTTACCATCTGTTGCCAACGGTAAGATTTAATGTACTCTTGATTGAAAATTAATGTGGCATgcctaattatttatttacttcaaACATTTTAGCCAACTAGAGGATAAGAGAAATTTCAGGTCGGGCCATCTGATTGTTTTTCCAGCATGACATCAACCTatcaaatgataataaaaattgaaaaccttCGAAGGAGCAAATGATCCTCATACTCATTCAAATCCAATGCGGATGTGTCACAAGGGCATGGTTTGGTCCAATAGACCAAGGGTGATCCACGTTATTTTTAACAGTACAAAGGAAACTGGGAGACAAGCCAAGATTACTAATGGCGTGACTTCTTATTACATAATATCATATGGtaaagaagaggaagagttaTGAAGCCTTCTGACGACGACACAAGTAACACTCTTCGACAGAACTTAAAGTGGTTTGAATTAAATGTAGATATGCAATATGGACCTGGTTTGTCCAATAGATGTAGGATAATTCACATCATTTTTAACAGTGGAATGTAAATTAAGTAACCAAAGAAATCATTTCCTCATGCAGTGATTTCTTATTAATACATATCACGCAGAGAGTATATGTTGTATAAACACAACGGAGCTTGGATAAATTTGACAATATAATTGTGGCTGGCTGGTACTAAACACCTAATAAACCAGAGAATGATGACATCAGACAACAAACAATAATGAAGATGGCGATTTATTCATAAAACCAGGTCTTGCTTATCCAATGCTAAAAAAGAAGCCTAAGTTGCATTATGacttttttcaatattttgtttagttCAATCAAAAGCATCACAATTATAACAGTAGGGAGTTCACTGGTTATAGAAGGGGTTTATTACAATTTGGGACAAACTTCAGGTTACAAACTTGTAGAAGGGTAAGGCATCCTTTAACAGGAAATGATCTATTTTTTCACATCAACCATTGGGCAATCAATGAAACAGTTATTATTCATTGGAAAAAACAAGTTGACAAAATAGATAAGACGTAAGTTAAATACCTGAGACATTGGAAACTCCGGTGAAGTATAGGTCCACACAAACAATTCATCATCTACAGCATCTAAAGAGGCTTTAGGATGACCCATTTTAAACCGGACAGAGCTTGCTGAGTATATTGGTGACCCCAGCTGAAAGTAAGCTAGAAAAGGCATGATATTGTTAGCAAAAAGACGAAAGTTAGCATATATGGGTCAAGTCATCATCTATGAATATTTCAAAGAGCACCTTGAAAAGGCCGGATATTGATTTCTGTAATAAGACAAATTTGAGAGACCAACTCGTATGTTAACGTCTCAGGCACATTGGGATTACTTTGTCCGTTACTTGACCAGTAGGAATATCTACCACCAATGACATCTCTTGGCTCAAGTGTATTATCAATGCTCTCCTGAGGAAAGTTATCAGTGCTAGAAGCACCAATTGTCTTAGCAATGCAATTCATTGCTACAGATGACATGAGAGCTTtgcttaaataagaaaaaactcTATGTTCTCTTTGTAGCACTAGCCATTCCGTGGAATTACTAGATCCAACCTCTGCATGTTCCTTCCCTCCATGTTGATTCAGTTCAACAACAAAAGCAACTCTAGATAATTGAGGAAACATTCTCAAGCACAGCTGCTTGCAAAGACCATTTGCAATCACTGCAAGCCAAAGTAGTGTTGATCAAATTTTAAACGTAATGTAAAATTCAAGGCAACAAGGAACTAGAACTGAATTTTCATCAAACGGATGCACCAGTTGATAAACAAACGCATAATTTGAACTAGAATAACTTACCAGATTGTCTCAAAGATCGCGAGACACAGGTGACACGAACAAGATCAGCAGGATCATCCAGGCACTCAAGTATCTTAAGAGACGTATCAGAATCAAGATAGCTGATAAAATCTTCATGACATTCCATTGTGGATACGGTGATGAACAAACAAAACTACGAATCTTCTCAAGATGGATTGAATTGCCTAATAAAGTCAGCTGTAACACCAACTctaaagtgaaaaacaaatttactcaaaataaaaagtatggTCTTGTTTTACAACCTTTTCATAGACAAATTGCTTCCTTTTCATGAATGCTTGAAaccaaatttgaaataaatataccCATATCTCAAAAATTCGGAAATGTCCACCCCCTTTATTTTCTTATAGCTATAGCATAACAATGGGGATACAGAACTCCTCCACCTCACAGGCTAATCAAACAATGACACAAACAGGAAATGATTGAATAGATTGCACGTGAAGGGTGAAAAACGTTACCAAACCAGCACAAAACCAaaggataataaaaaaatgaaacccGATTGAGTAATGAGCTATGAAATTCAGACCATTCGGGTTAAATCTTTCGCAATCAACACAACAAGGGGAGAAATTTCgacaataaaattgaatatgaaataaaaagaaaggaaacaaagaaTGGAAATTTCAGAAGATACAGTGGAAATTTAGAGTAGAGGGCAAAAGGGTGGGTGTGTTGAAgggaaatttaaaaaaaaaaaaaaaaatcacctttGATGTGTGTAAGAAGGCACACCCGTTGCTTTAGAAGCGAAACCCTAGAAATGGATGGGCAAGAAAATTGAAGAGACAATGAGAGAAAGGTAAGTTTGATGTTGGAACCTACTGAGAGGAATGCCAAATAACCTTACCAAACACAATCCTTCATTATTGCTCTATtggtttatagaaaaaaaagaaaaaaaaaaaatctaatatccATTTTGGATAAAATCtgttttttacaataattacaatataGTTCTATTACTAATACAATGATTGTTTTTACTGATTTTCATATGCTAATAAATACCTATATTACACGTGTCCTTTTTTGTAAATATACTgaagttaatatataaattttttattttaatatcttttttaattaattaattttattttttattgagtaaaaagtattttttaataacagttatataatagtttttaatagtacttttacaaaattatatacttatttatatatatatatatatattaatctatttttctattttataataaaattattcataagaataaataagataaaaatatgaatacacCTTACCTCGGATTTTAATTACATACTGTAAGTGTAATTAAAATCTATAAAGTTACAAGATACTTATTACAGTTCTTGTATGACCCAATTTAGTTCATTTAAGGTTCTTGAATAACTCTTTTCTTTTGACATTATCTATATCTTTactaaaattctttttctttttacattttttttcttttatcctttcaagtgttttttttaatttaattgtttttccattcaatattttttaaaattaattaatttttaaattaaataaataaaaaatatatgaaataattaataatagttaaattgtaaaagttatttatatttatttttataattataattttatcatttttatatcataaaaaagtgAATACAAATTTGTGTAACATGTGTTTTCACTAAGCCAAAATTAATTCCATGAATAATTCTCTTTTTCCAacattatctatatttttagtattatataaagatgattCATTTGTTCATATGATTTTTTCCTTCTATTGTTCAGGTGGcccttttttaaatttaacagaTTTTCtattcaacctttttttttaaattaattatttttaaaattaaataaataaaagttatatacaaaatatgtaaataaaaactatatataattaaactgtaaaaaatattcatatttatttttataattataatttcaatattttttctcatcataaaaataataacataaacagACGTATGTGTTTTcactaataaatatatgtattttttttaaatggacaAAACACaatgtatatttttagtttttaggaGTTTCCactgtttttaagtttttgaatcttctttataaaactctaaaaaattataataattaagaaaataaataaataagattaaattgatattttaactaaagatagtagtaattatttaattagaaagatattagatattgttaaatattaataaatgataattaaaaaaaatttaagaaacataaatagaaaaataagaaaaatatatataatattagagaAATTAGAGAAAGTTGTAGAATTGTAAAAAGATAagtaaggaaaataaatttggaCAAGAAACATAAatgtataacaaaaaaaaaaacactaaaattaaaGGTTAGAAAATATTGTATTGCAGAACTAAAATTAGATTGATAGCAAAAATTGAATGGTATTGGGTTGAAGagtataaatacaaatttgaaaggtttttcaaactaaaatacaaattagATTGATACCATACTAATTTTGAAAggtttttcaaacaatttttttctaatcttAGATTAACAActcattattttcaataaaaaaatatacttttaaaatattagaaaaaaataggatattacatttttcataacctctttgaattttgttgttCATCTAGTCTTAAAATCATCAATTCACTTTATAAacaatgattatattttttaaatacttacaACATAAGTTGAACtatgaatataattttgtgaaatgtatatataaattattaaaataaaaataaaatttattttaacaaatgtCATAATCTTTAATGTTAtctacaataaaataaagtcaattttatattttcgtAATAACCAAATTAAACAAGTCAAAACTTTCAAATAATCGCACATTTACATGATAAATTCCAATGCCCAAACTAGTTTTAGTCTCAAAAAACACTATCTCCCAAAGAAAATGATTAGATCTAAGTCGTATTATGGAGATACTGTAAAACAAATATTGGTTGTGTGataatttttgatttttttttttttacttttataaagtaaccagtatttttttatattatatttactaaatatatttatttttcttacttctaAATTTTAGCATagatttacatttttcataGAATTTAGGAGTTATAATgactttaatataaatattgtattttctttttcttttaaactacATTCTACATTATTGAGCGTTGCTGATTgttgaatttatgattttttctttttaaatgttcAATTGAGCTAAGTTTTATTACAGATAACTCTTGACTTATAGAGTAGTTTAATTGTAGTTCCGTATTTTCAGTCAATACAGAATCTGTGTGGgccaaaatcattttatttaacaaacaaaaaagctAGTACCATTCAGTTTTTCGGTTAGTTTTcagttgaatgcaaagaacTTGTCTATTAGAATTCAATTTTGCTTGGGTTTTTAATTACAGATTCTTAAAATCCATTGTTATACTGTTTTAatcttttgtatttatattttgattttgtttttagttttaatgtttcattccattttattttgatgttctatttttattgattattttctttcttgtaatatgtttttaatgttttgctTATGgtcattttaattcaatttcaatacACCGTTTACAATAGTTTAttgaatagttttttattttcaattttagtttttgtgtGGGTTTTTTCTGATTTCAATTTTAGTTACGAGTTTTAATTCTCTGTTCGTGAAATTCAATTCTTGAAATAATAAACATCAAACAATAGAACATGTTAACCGATATGTTGTCAAGTTTATTTCACTTTCTTGAATCCataaagtttttaattcttGATCAAAAATTGTCTTCTTGAAAATacaaatcaattaattttgtaatttctttgTTAACCAATGTATTTATATTTGAGTTCATTGTTTTAAGAAATGAAGGAAATATGACCATGGTTATTGTGTGACATTTTTGCATTTCTTGATTAatgcaatttaattttaatattatttcttcattgcaatttcattttcaatttcatattacaattattgtttctatttcaattttccatttttataatttttatagttttcaatTTATTCAGTTTTTACAGTTTCTTGTTACTTcaattgttacaattttaattgatttttttgttttgaattgatGTTTCCCATATGCGAATTCAAATCTTAGTTTTTATTCCAGCAATTTATCATAATTCATACCAGATATGTAAAATGCTATATGCTTTTAAGATCTCACTTTCATCTTTCAATATCATTCCTAACATCTTAGCAATTTGTCcttgaatatttttatgatgttagAAATTCTTGTTATATTTTCTAGAACCACCATATTGAACAACTTCTTTTCTTTAGCTTTCTTTGCTACTTCTTTCACTGTTGGTCTTACCCACACCACCAACTCCCAAAACGCCAATCATATTAATTGTAGACTTTTCCAATATAGTTCTTTTTCTTGATGCAAATCTTTCACAGCTAGTGTTTTTCAAATCAACATCAATGGATGGGATTACTACATATGAAACTTTATCAAACCTTTTATTCCAAATTTCTTCTACTTCCATTTCCTCTACCATCTTTGTAGCAGTTTGTTAGCATTTTGAGATTGGGAATGGAAAATTGACACGATAAAGAAAATTGTGGAGATAGTAGAATGTGAAAGTAGTtggaagaaatatattttatagttgTGTGTTGTATTAATGGTAGAGTTCATAGATGTCTATAGATTcatagattttattttagagAATACTAGTCACAACTTATATGAGATACTctaaatatttatctatatagAATGTTCGTAAATTTTGTCTTCTTATCTTTGGCCTTtctacaatattttataatttcaattacattttaatacttCTATCTTagaattttctatatttttgtaGAATTTGCATTATAATTTAATACTCCTTCTTGATTCAAATTTGATAACTCCAAGCACACTGTATAGTAGTTCAAATATTGGTCTTGATAACGCTTTCgtaaaaaatatttgcaattTGGTCTTCTGTTGGATAGTACTTGAGTCGAATTCATTTAGTTGTCTTTTTATCTTGAATGAAGTGATATTTAATAGCTATGTGTCTTGTTCTTTGATGATGAACTGAATTTTTTTGCTATTGCTATTGTTTTGTAAATACTTACAACATAATTGTTATTGCTATTGCTATCTTAACGTGTTTTTTAGGTCCTTCATTGATCTTGTCCAGCTACTATTTGTGTTGTGTAGAAAATCATGCTTGAGTTAGTcataattttatactatatatatcaaaaaggttaatcttaaaatagaaatcaaattctTACAAAAACAAGAATCATAAAATATCTTTTctaaatatagaataaaattactacttaaaaattaaattacatattccAATAACCTCCATCCACATGTGAACTCAATGTTTTTCCTGGATAGAAGTGTAATTCATTTTTCACTAACCTCCTTAGGTTTCGTATACCCTATGAGATATTGGAAATATGAATTGTAGAACCAAAACAATCCATTGCTTTTAGTCTTTCTTCATATGTCTACTACTTttgcaaaataaatattttgactCTTTCTCTATAATTGGTTGAGTAAGAATCATTTCCTTTGTGGTTAACATaactcttattatttttaagagaaataatcaaattaatcttctttattttttaattaatgatcttttcttttcttaacacattatcaataattcattataaaaaaatgaaaaaaacatattggtgagacaagatacacaaaacaaaatatattcaaagaaataatcaaatatgaaaACTTCTCTAGGTATCTTTATGATCATGATATGATTAGAAATTCCTTTAAgaataacaattatatatagttatattttaaggTGCTCAAAAAAGATTTATTGCATGTGATAAATTCCATTAATAAccttcaatatatttattaagatttCATTTATGTAAGCTTTATTGTATtctttttatcatcttttttacttctttttgtATAACTGAATCTTCTTTTTTCCAACTATTGACAATTAAATGAAGGGAcgaaatttaaattgttatgtATTTCAACTATCATacttattttatgtaaaaaaaaaaaatcaatgtatTTAAAGTAACCTATTTTCatagatatataaaattaatatatttaaattgtaaattggactaaattataaattcaaacacaaagaactaaatataaaatctaatttttttctattgaaataacatattttttaatgtcaaatttaattagaaacaAAAGTAAATGTTTCTTATGtgattttctcatttttttctcgTCATTAAGATGAGATGATAATATGGATTCGGTCATTAAGATGGTAATATCATAGTTTCAAGTTTCAATCGTCCTACTTGTATTCATCCTGTTTTTAGCCTGCACAAGCTAGGCGTGTCATTTTTTTATGACCCTCCTTGCATAACATTTGATCGGTAAAGATTGcataagaaataatttattctgTAATGTTTTCCGTCTTTAAAATATTAGGATGTAGAATTTtgacaactttatttttatttaattaaactagtagaaataataaattctttatttaattaaaataatagaaataataaattctgagtctaaaatagataatattcacaattttataatttctaatttttaagtataagcctggtgaaaataaaaataactttgaattgtagtgaaacaaaaaaacaaaacaaacgaAGTTACTCTTAAATGGACTAAACGCGAATGAACTTTACATAGACTAGACAAAAAAATGTGAATGAGTAAGTTGTTTGAAAGAAATACACAAGGTAATGTTGGTACTACGAGATTTTCTGAATTTAAGTCAACATGGATTTATAAGAATCAAATGTGGATCACTCCACCATTGGTCCACAAAGATTGGGAGTTATGCAAAACAAGCCTTTGCAAACCaacaaactatttttttcagATTTGTTCTGCGTGGTCATCCCTTGATTATGAGCAGCCTAGCTTTTCAATGACGAACTTTTGGTCCATCCCAAACTTAACAAGTCCTAGTTGATGGAGATAAAAAGTATATGGGGTGAGATCATACTTTTTATTTGATAGTTTTCATGGAAACGAATCTTCTGATTCCACACAAGGGATAGTCACATCTAAATGCAACAAACGAAATCtattttctccctttttaagtttcttatgATTTATGCATATGGAGTGTGGTATAGCATATAAGGTGTCTACAAAATAACACAAGTTAATTAATATCTTCACAAAAAAGGATAACCCccttttaaacaaattataataacattaaaaatctAGAGAGATTAAATTGAAGGACATTTTTTAGGGTTATGTAATAGGCATTTTAGAGTAAGTTGTGGTGATTGTAATGCTTTCTTTCGAGAATATTGACCCTCTATCCTACCATCCATTATGTTTCTTTAAAAGAATGACAAAGCTTAGTCCAATCTTCCAGGTTCTTCTTCTCTCTGGACATTGTGTCAACTGCCCTCATGCCTATTAGCATTTCAAGAAGCACTACACCAAACTCGTACACATCACTCTTTACATACATGTGGCCTGttcaaatatttatacagtTTACAGGCAAATTAGTTTGTGGCAGGTCAAAGAATTATACATACTAGATTTCTACTTTTAGACTTCCTTCCCCATGTTCAAATTCCACAGAGCATAACTGTTTAAGGAGACcttgttttaatttcttgttttattcaaaattacaaaaaaataaatgtttgttcATCTCAGAAATACTGAAGAAACACTATTCCtgctttttttttgtttttttttttatttataaatctctGAATCCAAGAAATGAAGTGATATTCTAGAAATTACACGTTAAAGTAGGATataaaaacgaaaagaaaaaaactgaaaataatacgaaattgttaattttttacaatattttactTCCATTTTCTTATTACATAGCAAAGCAACTAAATAATCTATGTTCATATTCTGTGCAGTAAAAAAGCATACATCTAAAGCTGCTCTAATTGCTAATTGTGTGCAGATATAATTTACCTGTTGCCACATGTATTTTGGCGGGTAAGGATACGCTTAAGactgtttctttttcttttccaaataaaagTAGTGTCTCTGAAAGTTCAATACTGCCCAGATCAAGTGTCTGAGACCAATTTCAGGCCAAAGTGCAGTTGGTGCATATAAAGGGCATGTAGTAGTCTGCCAAAGTAGAAAATTACTGAGGCGAGCTTCTCCAGAAGATCGGATCAAGATGTCTGGGTCAGGAGCAACTGCCATGTACATGTTCTTCTCAATATCCGCCAGTTTAATAAAAGGAACCTCATCCTGTATATCCTTTCTCTCCTTAGTCAATTCAACCAGCCCATTGTATAATGTCGTTTCAGCTTCAGTGTCGTTATCGATATGATTCTCGATATTATTCTCATACAAACCATCATTCCTTGCAGCACTTTCTACTTCAGTACTATAAGCTGTTATTGCATTTTGATATTCTTTACATGAATCTTgagaaaacaaatcaaaatcatTGCCTTTCAGGCCCTGATCAATTCTTGAAAACGCACCATCTGtaactttctcttcttttaacGCTTGAACTTCATTCAATTTTTCCTTGCAACATTCTTGAACAGCATGCACAATCTCGTGACGAGAAGTATACGCTACACAAATCAAAAGAACTCTCTGGTTGTTGTGGGCAGTAACTCTCGTTGCCCTTTCCACAGCAGCTCTTACAGGCTCTGTCAATAGTTGCATGTCTCCAATGAAATGTAATCTAACACCATATTCATTAATGAGACTTTCTTGTTCAAGCAACTCCTCAATCTTTTTCCGCATCAATTCCATCAAGGATTTAACTTCTTTAGACTTCCTTTTAAAGTTATCAATGCTGAATGCATAGACAGTTACATACTTCACTCCTAATTCATAACAGTATCTAAGGATGGACGTGAGAGCCTCAAATCCTGCCTTGTGGCCATCACCTTCttccatgtttttcttctttgcatACCTTCGATTCCCATCCATGATGAAAGCAATATGACTTGGTACAGGACCCACAGATAAAATGGCAAATATACATCTTCTTAGATAACAATTTAAACCACCGAAGAATTGACCTACAATGTTTCCAGTAGTTTTCCGCATTGAACCGTTCAGTTGTGAAACTTGAATAGTCGAAGATAAACCTGtttgaaaagaatttaattataagGTAGAAATAAGAATTAAAGCAACAACAGTCAAACATCAACGTACTTGTATACTAGTAAGAAGAAAGTATAACTACATTGTGAATTGTAAAAACAGACTcaatgttataaatataaatgggATAGTTTTGACACCAAATAAAATGGGTGCCTCACCACAACTGCTTATGTATTAAACCCAACTTTCCGGACAACAAATGATATCATATTCGGTTTACGATTTGAGTATCACTACTCTAAAAGTTGATGGAAATATAAGAGCTGGAACTCCTGTAAGTTTGTTGCAGCAAGGAAGCTAGAACAAAATCTAGGATTTTAAACAATgtttaaaaggataaaattttaCCACCAATAATATCAAAAcgaaaatacaatttaaactatatcaacaaaagaatatatatttgtaaacaaTCAATATTCAAAAACTCTGTAATGTTGAAACAGTTGTATCTGATCACAAATCAATTATGGGGAACAAGTGGCATTTTTGTTAAAAACTGATAAGGCCGAGTCTAAATGAAAAGCAAATCTAAAATTAGTGTGGAATGCAAAGTTCAATGCACAATTTCTGAACTACAACTACCTAAAGGTCACTTAATAGCGCATAAATAATCGACTCTCATTCATTCTAGATACAACTTCCTTAGAGATTATGTTTACACCCTTGACAACCAGTTACATGACATCCAATGACATTGTGTGTCTGAGGGGAAGAGCATCGATGATAGGATACCTAGAGTAGATTGGGTAGATAAGAAGACATACGATGGGTCACAATGTAGGGGGTCATGACCAAGAGAGAAAATTGAAGGTTATGCCCTGTGTAACTAATAGTTTAGTTGGCAGATAAAGGAGTGTGAAAGTGTTTCTGTTCTAAAGGATATAAGCATGATTTTAAATTGCAGTCTGCAACCGCAATTTTTGAGCACAACATTACTGTTGTGGAGCATCTTACAAAGGCAACAGTCCACAAAATAATGCATTCATAACATAACTACAATGGAACCTCAGCACCATTCAATTTCACatttttgtcaaaagaaaaagaaaacaaagattcaAATTTGCATCTTCTAATGTAACTCCTTAAGTTTCAATGGTTAAATGGATGGGATGTTGGGGAAGTGCAAGAGGCACTTTAGTTGGCAGATATAGGAGTGTGAAAGCGTTTCTGTTTTAAAGGATATATGCATGCTTTTAAATTGCAGTCTGCAACCGCAATTGTGAGCACAACATTACTATTGTGGAGCATCCTACAAAGTCAACCGTCCacaaaatgatatataatgCATTCATAACATAACTACAATGGACCGCAATGGAACCTCAGCACCATTCAATTTCACATTTTTGtcaaaaggaaaaggaaacaaAGATTCAAATTTCAATCTTCTAATGTAACTCCCTAAGTTTCAATGGTTAAATGGATGGGATGTTGGGGAAGTGCAAGAGGCACTCCATGGTTTTGTACTGGAAGGTTGCATGATGTACTGATGAATAATTGTAAAAGATATAtcaatagttaaaataattgaataatttatgatcagtttaaacataataattataatgacCACAACCCACATCACAATAAATGCAACAGCTTTAACTACAAGAACAATCTCAACCGCAATTCAGAACCATGGGTATAAGATTAGAGAGTGATACGATAAAATTTCCAAAGGCTTGTACAATACAATAATCTGATAAGAGTAAATCCCATTCTCCCTCCGAGGTGcaataaaaaatcaagtttttcatTCTGGAGGATGATAAAGTTGTGGTGTGTTTTTGCTTCTCATTCAGTTTAATGAAGTTTAAGGTATTATTGTCCAGCGTGATTAACATTTGTATTACAACGCTCACAGAAATCGGGTGTTCATCCTACTTTGGTTTCCTTTTTTCCCTTTTGAGTTGAAGGCAATTAAGCACCACTAAAATGGGGCTGAAATTCATGCCAAAAATCACATTTAAAGCCTGAATCAAATAGGCATACAACCATCATATTTAGTGGGGGAAAACCAGCTAAGTTGTTAAACTTGAAATAAAATGCATGAAACTCTGCTATGACAGGACTACAATATTTAGAAACTTAAATACggaattttgatattttactcCAATT
Coding sequences within:
- the LOC106759579 gene encoding F-box protein At4g00755, yielding MECHEDFISYLDSDTSLKILECLDDPADLVRVTCVSRSLRQSVIANGLCKQLCLRMFPQLSRVAFVVELNQHGGKEHAEVGSSNSTEWLVLQREHRVFSYLSKALMSSVAMNCIAKTIGASSTDNFPQESIDNTLEPRDVIGGRYSYWSSNGQSNPNVPETLTYELVSQICLITEINIRPFQAYFQLGSPIYSASSVRFKMGHPKASLDAVDDELFVWTYTSPEFPMSQENKLQTFKLPEPVLCIGGILQIELLGRVQRQEMDGLLYICVSHVQVLGGSLSPPFNVEILQPSGIFVLKRDQLASEEPKIVRDIRRLVTILQARGVGVLEWDQDDDDDIYDSDPEYAL
- the LOC106758039 gene encoding dehydrodolichyl diphosphate synthase 6-like gives rise to the protein MRKTTGNIVGQFFGGLNCYLRRCIFAILSVGPVPSHIAFIMDGNRRYAKKKNMEEGDGHKAGFEALTSILRYCYELGVKYVTVYAFSIDNFKRKSKEVKSLMELMRKKIEELLEQESLINEYGVRLHFIGDMQLLTEPVRAAVERATRVTAHNNQRVLLICVAYTSRHEIVHAVQECCKEKLNEVQALKEEKVTDGAFSRIDQGLKGNDFDLFSQDSCKEYQNAITAYSTEVESAARNDGLYENNIENHIDNDTEAETTLYNGLVELTKERKDIQDEVPFIKLADIEKNMYMAVAPDPDILIRSSGEARLSNFLLWQTTTCPLYAPTALWPEIGLRHLIWAVLNFQRHYFYLEKKKKQS